The Serratia rhizosphaerae genome has a segment encoding these proteins:
- the recJ gene encoding single-stranded-DNA-specific exonuclease RecJ: MIKTQLRRREAASDAQLPAQLHPLLRRLYALRGVSEERELERSVKGMLPWQQLDGIDTAVDILQQALADGRRIMIVGDFDADGATSTALTVLALRSMGGGDVQYLVPNRFEDGYGLSPEVVEQAAARGAELIVTVDNGISSHAGVDVAHEKGMQVLVTDHHLPGETLPAAEAIVNPNLRGCIFPSKALAGVGVAFYLMLALRARLRDSGWFEQRALAMPNLAELLDLVALGTVADVVPLDANNRILVYQGLNRIRAGKCRPGIRALLEVANREARNLAANDLGFALGPRLNAAGRLDDMSIGVALLLSDDIAQARMLANDLDALNQTRREIEQGMQAEALQLCDQLERSSTALPYGLAMYHPEWHQGVVGILASRIKERFHRPVIAFAPAGDGILKGSGRSIAGLHMRDALERLDTLNPGLMMKFGGHAMAAGLSLEEARFDEFRQRFGELVGEWLDPAMLEGVIWSDGELAMQELTLETAELLREGGPWGQAFPEPTFDGKFRILQQRLVGEKHLKLMVEPLGGGPLLDGIAFNVDTTLWPDSSVREVELAYKLDVNEFRGNRSVQLLIQHLWPY; this comes from the coding sequence ATGATCAAAACGCAATTACGCCGCCGTGAGGCGGCAAGCGACGCGCAACTGCCCGCACAATTGCACCCTTTGCTGCGCCGGCTGTACGCGCTGCGCGGGGTCAGTGAAGAGCGGGAGCTGGAACGCAGCGTCAAAGGCATGCTGCCGTGGCAGCAGCTGGACGGCATCGATACGGCGGTGGATATTCTGCAGCAGGCGCTGGCGGACGGCCGGCGCATCATGATCGTCGGCGATTTTGACGCCGACGGCGCCACCAGTACCGCGCTGACGGTGCTGGCGCTGCGCAGCATGGGCGGCGGTGACGTGCAGTATCTGGTGCCGAACCGCTTTGAGGACGGCTACGGCCTGAGCCCGGAAGTGGTGGAGCAGGCGGCGGCGCGCGGTGCTGAGCTGATCGTCACCGTGGATAATGGCATCTCTTCCCATGCCGGCGTCGATGTGGCGCACGAGAAAGGCATGCAGGTGCTGGTGACCGATCACCACCTGCCGGGTGAGACGCTGCCGGCGGCCGAGGCGATCGTCAACCCTAACCTGCGTGGCTGCATATTCCCGTCGAAGGCGTTGGCCGGCGTCGGCGTGGCTTTCTACCTGATGCTGGCGCTGCGCGCCCGGCTTCGCGACAGCGGCTGGTTCGAACAGCGTGCGCTGGCCATGCCGAATCTGGCTGAACTGCTGGATCTGGTGGCGTTAGGCACCGTGGCCGACGTGGTGCCGCTCGACGCCAATAACCGTATTCTGGTGTATCAGGGGCTTAATCGCATCCGCGCCGGTAAGTGCCGTCCCGGCATCCGCGCGCTGCTGGAAGTGGCCAACCGCGAGGCGCGCAATCTGGCGGCCAACGATCTGGGCTTTGCCCTCGGCCCGCGGCTGAATGCGGCGGGACGTCTGGATGACATGTCGATCGGCGTGGCGTTACTGCTGAGCGATGATATTGCGCAGGCCCGTATGCTGGCCAACGATCTGGACGCATTGAACCAGACGCGTCGCGAGATAGAGCAGGGCATGCAGGCCGAAGCGCTGCAGCTGTGCGACCAGTTGGAGCGCAGCAGCACGGCCCTGCCTTACGGGCTGGCCATGTACCACCCGGAGTGGCATCAGGGCGTGGTCGGCATTTTGGCCTCGCGCATCAAAGAGCGTTTTCACCGCCCGGTGATCGCGTTCGCGCCGGCGGGCGACGGCATTCTGAAAGGCTCCGGCCGTTCGATTGCCGGCCTGCATATGCGTGATGCGTTGGAGCGGCTGGACACGCTGAATCCCGGGCTGATGATGAAGTTCGGCGGGCACGCGATGGCCGCCGGTCTGTCGCTGGAAGAGGCGCGCTTTGACGAGTTTCGCCAGCGCTTTGGCGAGCTGGTGGGCGAGTGGCTCGACCCGGCGATGCTGGAGGGCGTTATCTGGTCTGACGGCGAACTGGCGATGCAGGAGCTGACGCTGGAGACGGCGGAGCTGCTGCGCGAAGGCGGGCCGTGGGGGCAGGCGTTCCCGGAACCGACGTTCGACGGCAAGTTCCGCATTCTGCAGCAGCGGCTGGTGGGCGAGAAGCACCTCAAGCTAATGGTGGAGCCGCTGGGCGGCGGCCCGCTGCTGGACGGCATTGCGTTTAACGTGGACACCACGCTGTGGCCGGACAGCAGCGTGCGTGAAGTGGAACTGGCCTATAAGCTGGACGTTAACGAGTTCCGCGGCAACCGCAGCGTACAGTTGCTGATTCAGCACCTGTGGCCGTACTGA
- the prfB gene encoding peptide chain release factor 2 (programmed frameshift) — translation MFEINPVKNRIQDLSERTAVLRGYLDYDAKKERLEEVNAELEQPDVWNEPERAQALGKERSALEAIVETIDSLKQGEEDVNGLLELAVEADDEETFNEAVVELDQLIVKLEQLEFRRMFSGEYDSADCYLDIQAGSGGTEAQDWASMLLRMYLRWAEDKGFKTEIIEESDGDVAGIKSATIKIIGDYAFGWLRTETGVHRLVRKSPFDSGGRRHTSFSSVFVYPEVDDDIDIDINPADLRIDVYRASGAGGQHVNKTESAVRITHLPTNIVVQCQNDRSQHKNKDQAFKQLKAKLYEYEMQKKNADKQAMEDNKSDIGWGSQIRSYVLDDSRIKDLRTSVETRNTQAVLDGDLDKFIEASLKAGL, via the exons ATGTTTGAAATTAATCCGGTAAAAAACCGTATTCAGGACCTGTCTGAGCGTACCGCCGTTCTTAGGGGGTATCTT GACTATGATGCCAAGAAAGAACGCCTGGAAGAAGTAAACGCCGAGCTGGAGCAGCCGGACGTCTGGAACGAGCCTGAGCGCGCACAGGCGCTGGGTAAAGAACGTTCGGCGCTGGAAGCCATCGTTGAGACAATCGACAGCCTGAAACAGGGCGAAGAAGACGTTAACGGCCTGCTGGAGCTGGCAGTTGAAGCCGACGATGAAGAAACCTTTAACGAAGCCGTGGTTGAGCTTGATCAACTGATCGTCAAGCTGGAACAGCTAGAATTCCGTCGTATGTTCTCCGGCGAATACGACAGCGCCGACTGCTACCTGGACATTCAGGCCGGGTCAGGCGGTACTGAGGCGCAGGACTGGGCCAGCATGCTGCTGCGCATGTACCTGCGCTGGGCCGAAGACAAGGGCTTTAAAACAGAAATTATCGAAGAGTCTGACGGTGACGTTGCGGGGATTAAATCCGCCACCATCAAGATTATCGGCGACTACGCATTCGGCTGGTTGCGTACTGAAACCGGCGTTCACCGCCTGGTGCGCAAGAGCCCGTTTGATTCCGGCGGCCGTCGTCATACCTCGTTCAGTTCGGTGTTCGTTTACCCGGAAGTGGATGACGATATCGATATCGACATCAATCCGGCGGATCTGCGCATCGACGTTTACCGCGCTTCCGGTGCGGGCGGCCAGCACGTCAACAAAACCGAGTCTGCGGTGCGTATTACCCACCTGCCGACCAACATCGTGGTGCAGTGCCAGAACGACCGCTCACAGCATAAAAACAAGGATCAGGCATTCAAACAGCTGAAGGCGAAGCTGTATGAATACGAGATGCAGAAGAAAAATGCTGATAAGCAGGCGATGGAAGACAACAAATCCGATATCGGCTGGGGCAGCCAAATCCGCTCTTACGTGCTGGATGACTCCCGGATCAAGGATTTGCGCACCAGCGTAGAAACGCGTAACACGCAGGCCGTATTGGATGGCGACCTGGATAAATTCATTGAGGCAAGTTTGAAAGCCGGGTTATGA
- the lysS gene encoding lysine--tRNA ligase: MSEQQPQGADQASDLNNELQSRREKLAALRENGIAFPNDFRRDTTSDKLHAEYDSKDNEELEALGVEVTVAGRMMTRRIMGKASFVTLQDVGGRIQLYVARDDLAEGVYNEQFKKWDLGDILGARGKLFKTKTGELSIHCTELRLLTKALRPLPDKFHGLADQETRYRQRYLDLIANEESRHTFKVRSRIMSGIRNFMVGRDFMEVETPMMQVIPGGASARPFITHHNALDIDMYLRIAPELYLKRLVVGGFERVFEINRNFRNEGVSPRHNPEFTMMELYMAYADYKDLIELTESLFRTLAQDVLGTTKVPYGDEEFDFGKPFEKLTMREAIKKYRPETDVADLDDFDKAKAIAESIGIKVEKSWGLGRVVTEIFEETAESHLIQPTFITEYPAEVSPLARRNDENPEITDRFEFFIGGREIGNGFSELNDAEDQAQRFADQVAAKDAGDDEAMFYDEDYVTSLEHGLPPTAGLGIGIDRMVMLFTNSHTIRDVILFPAMRPTAK; the protein is encoded by the coding sequence ATGTCTGAGCAACAACCACAGGGCGCCGATCAGGCGTCGGATCTCAATAACGAGCTGCAGTCACGTCGTGAAAAACTGGCGGCGCTGCGCGAGAACGGCATTGCGTTCCCGAATGATTTCCGTCGTGACACCACGTCCGACAAGCTGCACGCAGAATATGACAGCAAAGACAACGAAGAGCTGGAAGCGCTGGGCGTAGAAGTGACCGTCGCCGGGCGTATGATGACCCGCCGTATCATGGGCAAAGCCTCCTTCGTTACGCTGCAGGACGTTGGCGGCCGCATTCAGCTGTACGTCGCGCGCGACGACCTGGCGGAAGGCGTCTACAACGAACAGTTCAAGAAGTGGGACCTGGGTGATATTCTCGGTGCGCGCGGCAAGCTGTTTAAAACCAAAACCGGCGAGCTGTCTATCCACTGCACCGAACTGCGTCTGCTGACCAAGGCGCTGCGTCCGCTGCCAGACAAGTTCCACGGCCTGGCCGATCAGGAAACCCGCTATCGTCAGCGCTACCTGGATCTGATTGCCAACGAAGAATCTCGCCACACCTTCAAGGTGCGTTCGCGCATCATGTCCGGCATCCGCAACTTTATGGTGGGCCGCGACTTTATGGAAGTGGAAACCCCGATGATGCAGGTGATCCCGGGCGGTGCGTCCGCGCGTCCGTTTATCACCCACCACAACGCGCTGGACATCGATATGTACCTGCGTATTGCGCCGGAGCTGTATCTGAAGCGTCTGGTGGTCGGTGGTTTTGAGCGCGTTTTCGAGATCAACCGCAACTTCCGTAACGAAGGCGTATCGCCTCGCCATAACCCTGAGTTCACCATGATGGAACTCTATATGGCGTATGCGGATTACAAAGACCTGATTGAGCTGACCGAGTCGCTGTTCCGCACGCTGGCGCAGGACGTGCTGGGCACCACCAAGGTGCCATACGGCGATGAAGAGTTCGACTTCGGCAAGCCGTTTGAAAAACTGACCATGCGTGAGGCGATCAAGAAGTATCGTCCTGAAACCGACGTGGCGGACCTGGATGATTTCGATAAGGCGAAGGCGATTGCCGAGTCTATCGGCATCAAGGTAGAGAAGAGCTGGGGTCTGGGCCGCGTAGTGACCGAGATCTTTGAAGAGACGGCGGAAAGCCATTTGATTCAGCCGACCTTCATCACCGAATACCCGGCGGAAGTTTCCCCGCTGGCGCGCCGCAACGACGAGAACCCGGAAATTACCGACCGCTTTGAGTTCTTTATCGGCGGCCGTGAAATCGGCAACGGCTTCTCCGAGCTGAATGACGCAGAAGATCAGGCGCAGCGTTTTGCTGACCAGGTTGCCGCTAAGGATGCCGGCGACGACGAAGCGATGTTCTACGACGAAGACTACGTGACCTCTCTGGAACACGGTCTGCCGCCGACCGCTGGTCTGGGCATCGGTATCGACCGTATGGTGATGCTGTTTACCAACAGCCACACCATCCGCGACGTTATCCTGTTCCCGGCAATGCGTCCGACGGCCAAGTAA
- a CDS encoding site-specific integrase yields the protein MASNKNQYLTLDKHGCWMFQIFVPLYMRHVCGGKRLLRRSTGTRDLDQARNYRDHMLIEWGKLKARFKPETHHNRIQKGIIALYQEFNAPPPAMCEPAPEHDQVASCQQVQQVMLQAVTFEYLAEYDKTRSPSTLSKHALAVRLLLGHLAVVDTEITAITRTSVTQFIRALKPKKSVQTIQNYLSGLNSVYEYARRCYDGIPAASPFTGHRLEAKRTVSSYQPFTQTEITTLLSKAEEELHDVIFIGLYSGMRLNEIASLGVGDVPEIDGVRCFRVQAAKTKAGVRLVPVHPALIGIIEKYKRQNTNGQHGRYLLPKANAIKRADAKRGPWFSQQFTRLRNKALPNATDRQCFHSLRGMFITALDRAGVPEDRIALIVGHERGKTESFRTYSGGAELAELSKIVQLVNYKGR from the coding sequence ATGGCAAGCAATAAAAATCAGTACCTGACGTTGGATAAACACGGCTGCTGGATGTTCCAGATATTCGTGCCGCTGTACATGCGCCATGTCTGCGGCGGTAAGAGGCTGCTGCGGCGCTCTACCGGAACTCGTGATTTAGACCAAGCGCGGAATTATCGCGACCATATGCTGATTGAGTGGGGCAAGTTGAAGGCGCGGTTCAAACCAGAAACTCACCACAACCGCATCCAGAAGGGGATTATCGCCCTTTATCAAGAATTCAATGCACCGCCCCCGGCAATGTGTGAGCCAGCACCAGAGCATGATCAGGTGGCTTCTTGTCAGCAGGTTCAGCAGGTAATGCTGCAAGCTGTTACTTTCGAATATCTAGCGGAGTACGATAAAACCCGCAGCCCCAGCACCCTCAGCAAGCACGCGCTGGCGGTTCGACTTCTGCTCGGCCATTTAGCCGTCGTCGATACAGAGATAACCGCCATCACCCGTACATCGGTGACGCAGTTCATCCGGGCGCTAAAACCGAAGAAATCCGTCCAGACAATTCAGAATTACCTGTCCGGCCTGAACTCGGTGTATGAGTACGCCCGGCGCTGCTATGACGGCATCCCCGCCGCGTCACCATTCACAGGGCATCGGCTTGAGGCGAAGCGGACAGTTAGCAGTTACCAGCCGTTCACGCAGACAGAGATTACAACCCTTCTAAGTAAGGCCGAGGAAGAACTTCACGACGTGATTTTTATTGGCCTGTACTCAGGGATGCGTCTGAATGAAATTGCCTCTCTAGGTGTTGGTGACGTGCCGGAAATCGACGGTGTGCGCTGCTTTCGAGTTCAGGCAGCCAAGACAAAAGCAGGCGTTCGGCTGGTGCCGGTGCATCCCGCTTTGATAGGCATCATCGAAAAGTACAAACGGCAGAACACGAACGGCCAGCACGGGCGGTACCTGCTACCTAAAGCAAACGCCATCAAAAGGGCTGACGCTAAGCGTGGGCCGTGGTTCAGTCAGCAATTCACCCGCCTACGGAATAAGGCGCTGCCGAATGCTACAGACCGCCAGTGCTTCCACAGCCTGCGAGGAATGTTCATCACTGCGCTTGATCGGGCTGGAGTTCCAGAGGACAGGATAGCGTTGATTGTCGGCCACGAAAGAGGCAAGACGGAGTCTTTCAGGACATACAGCGGCGGGGCTGAGTTAGCTGAATTAAGCAAGATCGTCCAGCTAGTCAATTACAAGGGGCGGTGA
- a CDS encoding YmiA family putative membrane protein — MRSLRRKAWIAVFIGCAVFWAALLFFIWVLWRNITG; from the coding sequence GTGCGGTCATTAAGGCGTAAAGCATGGATTGCCGTTTTCATTGGTTGCGCAGTGTTCTGGGCGGCGCTGTTGTTTTTTATCTGGGTGTTGTGGCGGAACATCACCGGGTAA
- a CDS encoding HNH endonuclease, with product MAFPKEIELALQYAIAPDAGSGSGLVWKQPLANRVKAGSVAGTLGKDGYWSVQVKGRKLAVHRVLWWLVNGEIPAGLCIDHIDGNRGNNRLDNLRLCSRAENNWNTRKRAGSLPKGITATGKSYQAQVQSNGTRWRIRSRNLAMLTGAVQAMRMELHGDFACHG from the coding sequence ATGGCTTTCCCGAAAGAAATTGAGCTGGCGCTTCAGTATGCGATTGCACCTGATGCCGGTTCCGGCAGTGGGCTTGTATGGAAACAGCCTTTAGCTAATCGAGTCAAGGCTGGCAGCGTCGCCGGTACTCTCGGCAAGGATGGCTATTGGTCGGTTCAAGTCAAGGGCAGGAAGCTGGCAGTGCATCGCGTGCTGTGGTGGCTAGTGAATGGAGAAATCCCAGCGGGGTTATGTATCGACCATATCGACGGCAACCGAGGGAATAACAGGCTGGATAACCTGCGGCTTTGCTCTCGTGCTGAGAACAACTGGAACACACGTAAAAGGGCTGGCAGTCTGCCGAAAGGTATTACCGCTACCGGTAAATCGTACCAAGCGCAGGTGCAGAGCAACGGCACCCGCTGGCGGATACGCTCCAGAAATCTGGCCATGCTGACAGGAGCTGTGCAGGCGATGCGGATGGAGCTGCATGGTGACTTCGCCTGTCATGGGTAG
- a CDS encoding helix-turn-helix domain-containing protein translates to MINDMDLPDQFPNPRDTLPAYAQQWWDRFANGAQPDITALQQIPAYRTTWELFCEATGRNASGTAAAFSELKKAERKYYAAVRAMYPNQYRVPQTDYNGMVRDALDFYQDGEKRSASGIVGGYVPKEHARAVANRKGQRKRMRRAIEANKPHPAYAAITSRIGKQGVNSMAQDTVSMTLVRLMMEAGTQRTLDTMSYEVAELKAQVAALEAFQSATEKRHTIEDAGQDPKELARSMRASGKSLGEIAKATGRSRSTVQRWVK, encoded by the coding sequence TTGATCAACGATATGGATTTACCTGACCAATTTCCAAACCCACGCGATACCTTGCCTGCGTATGCCCAGCAGTGGTGGGATAGGTTCGCCAATGGGGCGCAACCGGATATCACCGCGTTACAGCAAATACCCGCATACCGCACTACATGGGAGTTGTTCTGTGAAGCCACAGGCCGGAATGCCTCCGGCACAGCGGCGGCTTTCTCCGAGTTAAAGAAGGCAGAACGTAAGTACTACGCTGCTGTTCGCGCTATGTACCCGAACCAATACCGTGTGCCACAAACGGACTACAACGGAATGGTGCGTGATGCGCTGGACTTTTATCAAGATGGAGAAAAACGCTCGGCAAGCGGCATCGTCGGGGGCTACGTACCTAAAGAACATGCTCGAGCTGTGGCCAACCGCAAAGGGCAGCGTAAACGCATGCGCAGGGCTATCGAGGCAAATAAACCCCACCCCGCCTACGCCGCAATAACATCCCGTATTGGTAAGCAAGGCGTAAACAGTATGGCTCAAGATACCGTCAGCATGACTTTGGTTCGCCTCATGATGGAAGCTGGCACACAGCGCACGCTCGATACCATGTCATATGAGGTGGCCGAACTAAAAGCCCAAGTAGCAGCATTGGAAGCGTTCCAGTCCGCGACAGAGAAACGTCATACTATCGAAGATGCCGGGCAAGACCCGAAAGAGCTGGCTCGCAGTATGCGTGCATCTGGTAAATCCCTCGGTGAAATTGCTAAAGCCACAGGCCGCAGCCGCAGCACCGTTCAACGATGGGTTAAGTAG
- a CDS encoding recombinase family protein produces the protein MSNKIFGYVRVSAKDQNTDRQTLALTNCDEILIDKVSGKNADRPELNKLRGMVRAGDTVYVKSVDRLARNTKDLLELLEELTTKGVSVTFIDNSMTFDNNPTSKFMITMLGAVGELERSFIRQRQSEGIAAAKERGVFKGRQKDEELREKIHGYIRRGTHSNDEIIKLVGCGRATFYRIKKELANNR, from the coding sequence ATGAGTAATAAAATTTTTGGTTATGTTCGTGTATCAGCGAAAGATCAAAACACTGACCGTCAGACACTAGCACTTACCAACTGCGATGAAATTCTAATAGACAAAGTTAGTGGTAAGAACGCAGACCGCCCAGAGCTGAATAAACTCCGGGGAATGGTTCGAGCCGGGGATACTGTTTATGTTAAGTCGGTAGACCGCTTGGCACGTAATACAAAGGACTTACTCGAGCTGCTGGAGGAATTGACCACGAAAGGCGTTAGCGTAACGTTCATTGATAACAGCATGACGTTTGATAATAATCCGACCAGTAAATTCATGATCACTATGCTGGGCGCTGTTGGTGAACTGGAGCGCAGCTTTATCCGTCAAAGACAAAGTGAAGGGATCGCCGCAGCCAAAGAGCGCGGAGTTTTCAAGGGACGCCAGAAAGATGAGGAACTAAGGGAGAAAATACACGGATATATTCGCCGAGGTACCCACAGCAACGACGAGATTATTAAATTGGTTGGCTGTGGCCGTGCCACCTTTTACCGAATTAAAAAGGAACTCGCCAATAACCGCTAA
- a CDS encoding DUF1493 family protein yields MVTDEDVLAFFRKELPMVTTLRLKPVPLELDTVLQEFSEIDDLAPAIDRYSETFNIDVSILDIECYYPWAIPWFFRKWFTTKPVKQSKKPLTVRMFAESAKAGRWLYD; encoded by the coding sequence ATGGTAACTGATGAGGATGTTTTAGCGTTTTTTCGTAAAGAACTGCCCATGGTTACTACTTTGCGTTTGAAGCCTGTCCCGCTTGAGTTGGATACCGTTTTACAAGAGTTCTCAGAGATAGATGACTTGGCGCCGGCAATAGATAGGTACAGCGAAACATTCAATATTGATGTGTCCATACTGGATATTGAATGTTATTACCCGTGGGCGATCCCATGGTTTTTCCGCAAATGGTTTACGACAAAACCCGTTAAGCAGTCCAAAAAACCTCTTACCGTGCGTATGTTCGCGGAGTCTGCCAAGGCCGGTCGCTGGCTGTATGATTAA
- a CDS encoding molybdopterin-dependent oxidoreductase, with translation MKDKKPSPRAPTLEPDQKKQLVNLQRRLLLRSGLTLGGVAMLTGCNLQDGDRVDKVLWAMSRWNDRVQAWLFNGQRLAQTYRPDQITHPFPFNAYYPEYNVPEVDLSGYQLEVSGKVAKTAPWTLEQLQRLPQQSQITRLICIEGWSAIGQWGGVPLRVFLQHVGADLNARYVGFKCADRYYSSIDMATALHPQTILALDFAGKALPAEYGYPLRLRVPTKLGFKNAKHIAAIFVSDTNPGGYWEDQGYNWFSGI, from the coding sequence GTGAAGGATAAAAAGCCGTCTCCCCGCGCGCCGACGCTGGAACCGGATCAGAAAAAACAGCTGGTGAATCTGCAGCGCCGGCTGCTACTGCGCTCTGGCCTGACTCTGGGCGGCGTGGCAATGCTGACCGGCTGTAATCTGCAAGACGGCGATCGGGTTGATAAAGTGCTGTGGGCGATGTCACGCTGGAACGATCGGGTCCAGGCCTGGCTGTTCAACGGGCAGCGCCTGGCGCAGACCTATCGTCCGGATCAGATCACGCATCCTTTTCCGTTTAACGCCTACTACCCGGAATACAACGTGCCGGAAGTCGATTTGAGCGGTTATCAGTTGGAAGTCTCCGGCAAAGTAGCGAAAACAGCGCCGTGGACCCTCGAACAACTGCAGCGCCTGCCGCAGCAGAGCCAGATCACCCGCTTAATCTGTATTGAGGGCTGGAGCGCGATTGGCCAGTGGGGCGGCGTGCCGCTACGCGTCTTTCTGCAGCATGTTGGCGCCGATCTCAACGCGCGTTACGTCGGTTTTAAATGCGCGGATCGCTACTACTCCAGCATTGATATGGCCACCGCGCTGCATCCGCAAACCATTCTGGCGCTGGATTTTGCTGGTAAGGCGCTGCCGGCGGAATATGGCTACCCCTTGCGGCTACGGGTGCCCACCAAGCTGGGATTTAAAAACGCCAAACATATCGCCGCCATTTTCGTCAGCGACACCAACCCCGGCGGCTATTGGGAAGACCAGGGCTACAACTGGTTCAGCGGGATTTAA
- a CDS encoding cytochrome b/b6 domain-containing protein, whose translation MKAPMSRPVHRWPVRITHWVNLFAMTCMFMSGWEIYNASPLFDFRFPPAVTLGGWLGGAIGWHLALMWLLAFNGLCYLLWSLCSGHLRHDLLPLRLDALRRDIGLALTLRLQHRHGKYNAIQKLMYLGVVALGLLLVLSGLAIWKPVQLSWLVALFGGFDTARYVHFFAMAAVGLFVIIHLLMVIVVPRTLWAMLAGGKREG comes from the coding sequence ATGAAAGCACCTATGTCGCGACCGGTGCACCGCTGGCCGGTCAGAATCACCCACTGGGTTAATCTGTTCGCCATGACGTGCATGTTTATGAGCGGCTGGGAGATCTACAACGCCTCGCCGCTGTTCGACTTCCGCTTTCCGCCCGCCGTCACGCTCGGCGGCTGGCTGGGCGGCGCCATTGGCTGGCATCTGGCGCTGATGTGGCTGCTGGCATTCAACGGCCTGTGCTATCTGCTATGGAGCCTGTGCAGCGGCCATTTGCGTCACGATCTGCTGCCGTTGCGCCTTGACGCGCTGCGGCGTGATATCGGGCTGGCGCTGACGCTGCGGCTGCAACACCGCCACGGCAAATACAACGCGATTCAAAAGCTGATGTACCTCGGCGTTGTGGCGCTCGGTCTGCTGCTGGTGCTCTCCGGGCTGGCGATCTGGAAGCCGGTGCAGCTGTCCTGGCTCGTGGCGCTGTTCGGCGGTTTTGACACCGCACGCTATGTGCATTTTTTCGCCATGGCAGCGGTCGGGTTGTTTGTCATCATTCACCTGCTGATGGTGATCGTCGTACCGCGCACGCTGTGGGCCATGCTGGCAGGAGGTAAACGTGAAGGATAA
- a CDS encoding DUF5666 domain-containing protein produces MLTQRRIAGLLLSGLLMCSGIAAAQMPGKVIAPLRGTIDQVSATSLQLTDRKGEKVSVKLNDQTKVLSVSKGSTADIKPDSFIGTAAVPQADGSLKALEVHVFAASLRGSGEGHSPWQSADGKVDTMTNGTVGKLVNANGRTLTVNYNNQQKTVIVPDGTPIVTLDPGDRSLLQPGTHIVLFSAADDKGERVATRISAGKNGTVPPM; encoded by the coding sequence ATGCTTACTCAACGTCGTATTGCCGGTTTACTGCTGTCCGGCCTGCTGATGTGCAGCGGTATTGCCGCCGCGCAAATGCCAGGCAAAGTCATCGCCCCGCTGCGCGGCACTATCGATCAGGTTTCCGCCACCAGCCTGCAGCTGACCGACCGTAAAGGGGAAAAGGTCAGCGTGAAACTCAACGACCAGACCAAAGTGCTGAGTGTATCGAAAGGGTCGACCGCAGATATCAAACCCGACAGCTTTATTGGCACCGCAGCAGTCCCACAGGCCGACGGCAGTCTAAAAGCGCTGGAGGTTCACGTCTTCGCCGCCAGCCTGCGCGGTTCCGGCGAAGGCCACTCCCCTTGGCAATCCGCCGATGGCAAAGTCGATACCATGACCAATGGCACCGTCGGTAAATTGGTGAACGCCAACGGCCGCACCCTGACGGTCAATTACAACAACCAGCAAAAAACCGTCATCGTGCCGGACGGTACGCCGATTGTGACGCTCGATCCCGGCGATCGCAGCCTGCTGCAGCCCGGCACCCATATCGTGCTGTTCTCTGCCGCTGACGACAAAGGTGAACGCGTCGCTACCCGAATTTCCGCCGGTAAAAACGGTACCGTACCGCCGATGTAA